The following proteins are encoded in a genomic region of Oceaniferula marina:
- a CDS encoding sigma-70 family RNA polymerase sigma factor, with translation MKTDSEISERTPGTSNEELIIGLISKNQPLLHDYIFALSGDLFLTDDILQETNLVLWRKACEYDPRKPFLPWARTIAWNQVRAATRDQSRDRLLFSEDIMLQLTEESNNTHAYAPSHKEIFLEQCILSLTQKQQDLLENHYQEELGLEEMARKFRRSQRSLAQHLYLIRQILKRCIQSKIAVARALK, from the coding sequence TTGAAAACAGACTCAGAAATTTCCGAGAGAACACCGGGCACCTCGAATGAGGAGCTGATCATTGGATTGATTTCCAAAAATCAGCCCCTCCTGCACGACTATATCTTTGCTTTGAGCGGAGACCTTTTCCTGACCGATGATATTCTTCAGGAAACCAATCTCGTCTTGTGGCGTAAAGCCTGCGAATACGACCCCCGTAAACCTTTTTTACCTTGGGCACGGACCATCGCCTGGAACCAGGTCAGAGCGGCGACTCGCGACCAGTCAAGAGACCGTCTCCTCTTCAGTGAGGATATCATGCTGCAACTAACCGAGGAAAGTAACAACACCCACGCCTACGCCCCCTCACACAAGGAGATTTTCCTTGAGCAGTGTATTTTATCACTCACTCAGAAACAACAAGATCTGCTCGAGAACCACTATCAGGAAGAATTAGGCCTCGAGGAAATGGCTCGAAAGTTCAGGCGCTCCCAAAGGTCCTTAGCCCAACACCTGTATCTGATACGCCAAATTCTCAAAAGGTGCATCCAATCAAAAATCGCCGTCGCACGAGCCTTAAAGTAA